In a single window of the Acyrthosiphon pisum isolate AL4f chromosome X, pea_aphid_22Mar2018_4r6ur, whole genome shotgun sequence genome:
- the LOC100570134 gene encoding histone H1-III-like: MVTSAIKELKEKKGSSLPAIKKYLAANYKVDPAKLAPFIRKFLKAAVANGTVVQTKGTGASGHFKLPVAEIKPKKAVVAKKKKSIVKKVKAAGTPKKKKLVAAKKPAAGEPAAKKAKKAAATKPKATTPKKAPAKAKKPTAVKPKPKKTPIKKTAAPKKK, encoded by the coding sequence ATGGTCACCTCGGCCATCAAAGAGCTCAAGGAGAAGAAAGGTTCGTCGTTACCGGCCATCAAGAAATACTTGGCCGCCAACTACAAAGTCGATCCCGCCAAGTTGGCGCCTTTCATCAGGAAGTTCTTGAAAGCCGCCGTCGCCAACGGTACCGTCGTACAGACCAAGGGAACCGGCGCTTCGGGACACTTCAAGTTGCCCGTCGCCGAGATCAAGCCGAAAAAGGCCGTTGTAGCCAAAAAGAAGAAATCAATCGTCAAAAAAGTCAAAGCCGCCGGAACGCCGAAGAAGAAGAAGCTCGTAGCCGCCAAGAAACCCGCGGCGGGCGAACCAGCAGCAAAAAAAGCGAAAAAAGCCGCTGCAACCAAACCCAAGGCGACTACACCGAAGAAGGCCCCAGCCAAGGCGAAAAAGCCGACCGCTGTTAAACCGAAACCGAAGAAAACTCCAATCAAGAAAACCGCAGCTCCCAAAAAGAAGTAG